A section of the Alphaproteobacteria bacterium genome encodes:
- a CDS encoding TfoX/Sxy family protein, with protein sequence MASQQSSVDFILEQIADAGTCLAKKMFGGYCIYFDGKVVALVCDDQLFVKPTVAGKAFIGDFEEGYPYPGAKAYLHISGDQWEDADWLSHLIRITAKELPLPVKKVPRTKAHKKKSDKT encoded by the coding sequence ATGGCCTCTCAACAAAGCAGCGTTGATTTTATTCTTGAACAGATTGCTGACGCTGGGACCTGTCTTGCAAAAAAGATGTTTGGCGGGTACTGCATTTATTTTGACGGCAAAGTTGTGGCTTTGGTCTGTGATGATCAATTGTTTGTCAAACCAACAGTGGCTGGAAAGGCTTTTATTGGCGATTTTGAGGAGGGATATCCCTATCCTGGCGCAAAGGCCTACCTCCATATTTCAGGCGATCAATGGGAAGACGCTGATTGGTTGTCCCACTTGATCAGAATCACGGCTAAAGAGTTGCCTTTGCCGGTAAAAAAAGTGCCACGGACAAAAGCTCATAAAAAGAAGTCTGACAAAACGTAA
- a CDS encoding carotenoid oxygenase family protein, producing MGKPLPNNNFLKGIWEPLAFECNIHDPVVVGEIPKELNGTYYRNGPNPQYVYSENYHMFEGDGMVHAVTFHNGKISYENRWIRTEKFLKERKSGRSLFGGMRDFMARDESVKNASGNTANTNIIWHHNKLLALNEGAQPVELDVHDLKQCQPYAFMNNTMDRTMMAHPKIDPKTGELFFYSYFGPDFRYFIADKNGQITHQESIAMPFICMMHDFAITESFCIFPLFPLTWNFSRLMKGEPIFKWEPNLNTRFAILPKYGNQKDVIWFEDQAALGFHVVNAHEEENKIILDMVVMEDIPKDAVAFADDNASYVNYLTRWIFDLETRRVTKERLDDMNVEFPRIDERFVGQKNRHAYMNGTIHKNPNNLFDAIVHYDKKSNNKTIHHFGAGSFPLEPLFVPRAGSSMEGDGHLLSYVYREALNRSDLVILDAQHIDQEPIAVIQFPHRVPFGFHGCWVAKNPS from the coding sequence ATGGGTAAACCTCTTCCAAACAATAATTTCTTGAAGGGCATTTGGGAACCTTTGGCTTTTGAATGCAATATCCACGACCCGGTCGTTGTGGGTGAGATCCCTAAAGAGCTCAATGGTACATATTATCGAAATGGCCCGAACCCCCAATATGTCTACTCAGAAAACTATCATATGTTTGAAGGGGATGGGATGGTCCATGCTGTCACCTTTCACAATGGCAAAATAAGTTATGAGAATCGATGGATACGTACAGAAAAGTTTTTGAAGGAACGAAAATCCGGCAGAAGTTTGTTTGGGGGCATGCGTGATTTCATGGCGCGGGATGAATCCGTCAAAAATGCTTCTGGCAATACGGCTAATACGAATATCATTTGGCATCACAATAAATTATTAGCCTTGAACGAAGGAGCTCAACCTGTCGAACTTGATGTCCACGATCTCAAGCAATGCCAGCCGTACGCCTTTATGAACAACACAATGGACCGCACCATGATGGCCCATCCAAAGATTGATCCCAAAACAGGGGAACTATTTTTTTATAGTTATTTTGGACCTGATTTTAGGTATTTCATCGCAGATAAAAATGGGCAAATCACCCATCAAGAAAGCATTGCGATGCCTTTTATATGTATGATGCATGATTTTGCCATAACAGAAAGCTTTTGTATATTTCCCCTCTTTCCTTTGACTTGGAATTTTTCGCGTCTTATGAAAGGGGAACCTATTTTTAAATGGGAACCAAACTTGAATACACGCTTTGCGATACTGCCAAAGTACGGCAATCAGAAGGATGTGATTTGGTTTGAGGATCAAGCCGCCTTGGGCTTTCACGTTGTGAATGCCCATGAAGAGGAGAATAAAATTATTCTTGATATGGTAGTGATGGAAGATATACCAAAGGATGCGGTTGCCTTTGCGGATGACAATGCCTCTTATGTAAATTATTTGACACGGTGGATCTTTGATCTTGAAACAAGAAGGGTCACGAAAGAAAGATTGGATGATATGAACGTGGAATTTCCGCGCATTGACGAGCGTTTCGTGGGACAAAAGAATCGTCATGCTTACATGAATGGCACGATTCATAAGAACCCCAACAATCTCTTTGATGCGATCGTCCATTATGACAAGAAAAGCAACAATAAGACTATCCATCATTTTGGTGCGGGATCATTTCCCCTCGAGCCCCTATTTGTTCCTCGTGCGGGCTCGTCGATGGAAGGGGATGGTCATTTGTTAAGTTACGTCTATCGAGAAGCCCTTAACCGAAGCGATTTGGTAATTCTTGATGCACAGCATATTGATCAGGAGCCAATCGCTGTCATCCAGTTCCCCCATCGGGTTCCTTTCGGATTTCATGGATGTTGGGTTGCAAAAAATCCCTCTTGA
- a CDS encoding MerR family transcriptional regulator — translation MRYTVTQLAKISGVSVRTLHWYDEIGLLKPAYYQDNGYRYYEKEQLLLLQQILFFRELGFKLNDIQKIIESDAFDKIEALQTHRSTLVESNRRLKSLIQTIDKTILHLKGEKPMTDKELYYGFDSQQQKRYEKDLVKMGIVNQEFMDTYNEKTNQWTQKDKDHFVTEGKDINDALIAAMNQKLLPSCEEVQAIIHRHHAWVGWNPTKDRYMALSELYHTPEFAAFYKQLHPELLEFITEAMGVYARKNLS, via the coding sequence ATGCGGTATACGGTAACTCAATTAGCCAAGATATCAGGCGTCAGTGTCCGGACTCTTCATTGGTATGATGAGATCGGCTTGCTGAAGCCTGCCTATTATCAAGACAATGGTTACCGGTACTACGAGAAAGAGCAGCTTCTGTTATTGCAACAGATTTTGTTCTTTCGCGAATTGGGTTTCAAGCTGAATGATATCCAGAAGATCATTGAGAGTGATGCTTTTGACAAGATCGAAGCCTTGCAAACTCACAGATCTACCCTGGTGGAAAGTAACCGTCGTTTGAAATCCTTAATTCAAACGATCGATAAAACAATCTTACACTTGAAAGGGGAAAAACCAATGACAGACAAAGAGTTGTATTATGGCTTTGATTCGCAACAGCAAAAGCGTTACGAAAAAGACTTGGTCAAAATGGGCATTGTCAATCAGGAGTTCATGGACACATACAATGAAAAGACAAATCAATGGACTCAAAAAGACAAGGATCATTTTGTGACGGAAGGAAAAGATATTAACGACGCGTTGATCGCGGCGATGAATCAAAAGCTGCTCCCTTCCTGCGAAGAAGTCCAAGCAATTATCCATCGGCATCACGCTTGGGTGGGTTGGAATCCAACCAAGGATCGTTATATGGCTTTGAGCGAACTTTATCACACCCCTGAGTTTGCAGCATTCTATAAGCAACTGCACCCTGAGTTGCTTGAGTTTATCACCGAAGCCATGGGCGTGTATGCGCGAAAAAACCTATCTTAG
- a CDS encoding dihydrofolate reductase family protein, whose protein sequence is MTKVILYIATSLDGFIADKDGGVDWLPHPPNDEGDEFGYKALMHRVSTILMGSRSYRQILGFGEWAWGDKTTYVFTSQPLTTTRDDILFVNEDAKRFMEKLKSQNLTQDIWLLGGAELVTSFAKEKLIDECILTVVPSTLGEGIKLKLPLEDYILQEAKKCSYGIEQNHYVRKTG, encoded by the coding sequence ATGACAAAAGTTATTCTCTACATTGCCACCAGCCTCGATGGTTTTATCGCAGACAAAGACGGCGGTGTTGATTGGTTGCCCCACCCCCCAAATGATGAGGGGGATGAATTTGGGTACAAAGCGCTTATGCACCGTGTCTCAACAATTTTGATGGGAAGCCGAAGTTATCGCCAAATCCTAGGCTTTGGGGAGTGGGCCTGGGGGGATAAAACGACTTACGTATTTACTTCTCAACCCTTAACAACAACACGAGACGATATTCTGTTTGTGAATGAAGACGCTAAGAGGTTTATGGAAAAGCTTAAAAGTCAGAATCTGACCCAAGACATCTGGCTCCTTGGCGGTGCTGAATTGGTGACGTCATTTGCAAAAGAGAAACTCATTGATGAATGCATCCTAACGGTTGTTCCCTCAACCTTGGGGGAAGGCATCAAATTAAAGCTTCCTTTGGAAGATTACATCTTGCAGGAAGCAAAGAAATGTTCTTACGGGATTGAGCAGAACCATTATGTGAGAAAGACAGGATGA
- a CDS encoding GNAT family N-acetyltransferase, which translates to MSSTTHSGTPDLVHSGLDQRPDNPLINDYRQAGDYFFRSISIDCLDIGQGVTAYMSGVPEKGTNVVYVKQDGIVTEDTVLQINRFYDVRNLEFEVMIPVEHCQEGLADLLKTHGYLEDGKSVAMAINLENKVIASLDDEATIKPTNANLTDWMIPLIEAFDSTPEVTSLYAHCHENALSKGAELYHYTLYRQGQPISSLTLSIQGKNARIDDVGTVPEFQAKGNATSLVKYALLEASKLGASHCFLESSVSGLSIYQKIGFQTLFRNRYYSRQKSD; encoded by the coding sequence ATGAGCTCGACGACTCATTCCGGCACACCAGATCTCGTTCATTCGGGGCTTGATCAACGGCCTGATAACCCCCTCATCAACGACTATCGCCAGGCGGGAGATTATTTCTTCCGATCTATCTCAATTGACTGCCTGGATATAGGTCAAGGCGTAACAGCCTATATGTCGGGGGTTCCGGAAAAGGGGACAAACGTGGTTTACGTGAAGCAAGATGGGATCGTAACAGAAGATACTGTATTGCAAATCAACCGGTTTTATGATGTTAGGAATCTTGAGTTTGAGGTGATGATTCCAGTAGAGCATTGTCAAGAGGGATTGGCTGACCTTCTCAAAACCCATGGTTATCTCGAGGACGGCAAATCCGTTGCCATGGCTATTAATCTAGAAAATAAAGTCATAGCCTCTTTAGATGACGAGGCGACTATTAAGCCAACCAATGCCAATCTCACTGACTGGATGATTCCCCTGATAGAAGCGTTTGACTCTACTCCAGAAGTCACCTCCCTTTATGCGCATTGTCATGAAAACGCCTTGTCTAAAGGGGCTGAGCTTTATCATTATACCCTCTATCGTCAGGGTCAACCCATCTCCTCATTGACCCTATCTATTCAAGGCAAAAACGCACGAATAGACGACGTAGGCACGGTGCCTGAATTCCAGGCCAAGGGAAATGCAACGAGCCTTGTAAAGTATGCTCTATTAGAAGCTTCAAAATTGGGGGCATCACATTGCTTTCTGGAATCTTCTGTTTCCGGTCTTTCTATTTATCAAAAAATTGGTTTTCAAACCTTATTCCGAAATCGATATTATTCCCGGCAGAAGTCAGACTAA
- a CDS encoding alpha/beta hydrolase codes for MMTGINHTSITVRDIDLQGKIYPVKKIGQGIPCLVIGIGTLFENTLSPTFFAHFETYISDLYWVTDHALTNPSSVTMDTLVDDIKSLGEALELSQYIILAHSAYGIVALEFAKKYPHLASGIIMVGTPVNLNPQVAEQNNRIFEQQADQDRKRIDAERRTQIASEDLNSLNTSERFLREYIYRDAPRYWHDSSYDCTPIWKGIVLDKLIDHFFSTILHAVDVTTHLSSISTPIFLAAGVSDYDCCPWLWNNVKDLPPRMAISIFDESGHWPHFEKPEVFDERILQWVKSLKNQQKRAI; via the coding sequence ATGATGACAGGAATCAATCATACCAGCATAACAGTGAGGGATATTGATCTTCAGGGAAAAATTTATCCTGTTAAGAAAATAGGTCAAGGAATTCCTTGCCTCGTCATTGGTATTGGCACCCTTTTTGAAAACACACTCTCCCCAACTTTTTTTGCCCATTTTGAAACCTATATCAGCGACCTTTACTGGGTGACTGATCATGCCTTAACCAATCCCTCTTCCGTTACGATGGACACTCTGGTTGACGATATAAAGTCATTGGGGGAAGCTTTGGAATTATCCCAATACATTATCCTTGCGCACTCTGCTTATGGAATTGTCGCTTTGGAGTTTGCAAAAAAATATCCGCACCTGGCATCAGGCATCATTATGGTTGGGACCCCTGTCAATTTAAATCCTCAAGTAGCCGAGCAAAACAACAGAATTTTTGAACAACAAGCTGACCAGGACCGCAAGCGTATTGATGCCGAAAGACGCACACAGATTGCGAGCGAAGACCTAAATTCTTTGAATACCTCGGAGCGTTTCTTGCGTGAATATATTTATCGAGATGCGCCTCGATATTGGCATGATTCCTCTTATGACTGCACACCTATTTGGAAAGGCATTGTACTTGATAAGCTTATTGACCACTTTTTTTCAACCATCTTGCATGCCGTTGATGTTACGACCCATTTGTCCAGCATATCGACACCAATATTCCTTGCCGCAGGGGTCAGCGATTATGATTGTTGTCCCTGGTTATGGAACAACGTGAAGGATTTGCCTCCCCGTATGGCCATCAGCATTTTTGATGAAAGCGGTCATTGGCCTCACTTTGAAAAACCGGAGGTTTTTGATGAAAGAATCTTGCAGTGGGTAAAATCCCTTAAAAACCAACAGAAAAGGGCGATATGA
- a CDS encoding GNAT family N-acetyltransferase: MKKHQFPLTPETQKYVYDTFSKHAIETTGIDGFAEDPISFEIHQDDKRVGCIVVRLFWGQLHIKYLVVNESCRGQGIGRRLVEQACDYAKERGCHFVFVETLSFQAPEFYNKLGFKVDFVRHGYDKGASFYYLKRELNEPESRS, translated from the coding sequence ATGAAAAAACATCAATTCCCCCTCACACCCGAAACCCAAAAGTATGTTTATGACACGTTTTCTAAACATGCCATTGAAACCACAGGGATCGATGGGTTTGCAGAAGACCCTATCTCTTTTGAGATTCATCAAGACGACAAGCGTGTTGGATGCATTGTCGTTCGACTGTTCTGGGGACAACTCCATATCAAATATCTCGTCGTTAATGAGTCTTGCCGTGGACAAGGGATTGGCCGCCGCCTTGTCGAGCAGGCGTGCGACTATGCAAAAGAGCGAGGGTGTCACTTTGTGTTTGTAGAAACCTTAAGTTTCCAAGCTCCAGAATTTTACAATAAACTTGGCTTCAAGGTTGATTTTGTCCGCCATGGGTATGACAAGGGAGCCAGCTTTTATTATCTGAAAAGAGAGCTGAATGAACCTGAAAGCAGGAGTTAG
- a CDS encoding aminoglycoside phosphotransferase family protein, whose product MTFKTTWEKADQLYDLSPPMIEGMVALAFPENKLASHEVISGGCANLNIKINLEGQAHPHILRIYLRDKEAAYLEQTLGRRLKDVIPIPQVTFLGDFEGHRFAILDFMDGIPFRDLLLGSEPFDMEPLMIEAGDILGKIQAIRFPSSGFFDRDLKIREPLTQEDYLTHAKESLNHPTAIDQLGKDSISKILTLLETHATLFPEAHDNHLVHGDFDPANLLVLKTDGVWKISGVLDWEFAFSASPLMDVAKMLRYAHRMPAAYESAFLKGLHKGGVELPEDWCLRCDLDNLLSLLDCLIRCPPDQRPNQCADICELIERILSRNVPFEKDR is encoded by the coding sequence TTGACCTTCAAGACAACGTGGGAAAAAGCTGATCAACTTTATGACCTCTCACCTCCTATGATTGAGGGAATGGTCGCGCTTGCCTTTCCGGAAAATAAATTAGCGTCTCATGAAGTTATTTCTGGAGGATGCGCCAACCTCAATATTAAAATCAATCTGGAGGGACAAGCTCATCCCCATATCTTGCGAATTTATTTGCGGGATAAGGAGGCGGCTTATCTGGAGCAAACTCTCGGACGCCGCCTCAAAGACGTTATCCCTATCCCCCAAGTGACCTTTTTGGGTGACTTTGAGGGGCATCGCTTTGCGATTCTCGACTTTATGGACGGCATCCCTTTCCGGGATCTTCTGTTGGGAAGTGAACCGTTTGATATGGAACCCCTGATGATTGAAGCGGGTGACATTTTAGGCAAGATACAAGCGATTCGTTTTCCTTCTTCCGGCTTCTTTGATAGGGACTTGAAGATCCGAGAGCCCTTGACGCAAGAGGATTATCTCACCCATGCCAAAGAATCCTTAAACCATCCTACGGCGATCGATCAACTTGGAAAGGACTCGATTTCAAAGATCCTCACCCTTCTTGAAACCCATGCCACTCTATTTCCAGAAGCGCACGACAACCATTTGGTGCACGGCGATTTTGACCCGGCAAATCTTTTGGTTCTGAAAACCGACGGTGTGTGGAAAATATCCGGTGTGCTAGATTGGGAGTTTGCTTTTAGTGCGTCGCCCTTAATGGATGTGGCTAAGATGTTGCGGTATGCACACCGTATGCCGGCTGCTTATGAGAGTGCGTTTCTCAAAGGGTTACATAAAGGGGGAGTTGAGCTGCCTGAAGACTGGTGCCTTCGGTGTGATCTTGATAATCTGCTGTCCCTCCTGGATTGTCTTATTCGATGCCCGCCCGATCAACGCCCCAACCAGTGTGCGGATATCTGTGAGCTTATCGAGAGGATTCTATCCCGGAATGTTCCTTTTGAGAAAGACAGATAA
- a CDS encoding AAA family ATPase: MTKMPSKITIFGAPGSGKSTLAIKLGQKSGLPVFHLDKFLWDKGWVLRPRKDFIEDQRKLMDQEVWIIEGTSRSTLDTRYPISDLVIFLNPPRYVCLSRVFKRLLLARPQMPDKPEGCEERITWDFLKYLWRFKKGAALQIESLKEKYPEPRLIEIRSNNDLRKLIDYQDFNKL; the protein is encoded by the coding sequence ATGACCAAAATGCCTTCGAAAATTACAATCTTTGGTGCGCCGGGCAGTGGAAAATCCACCTTGGCCATAAAGCTTGGACAAAAATCGGGACTCCCTGTATTTCATCTCGATAAATTTCTATGGGATAAAGGGTGGGTATTACGCCCGAGAAAGGATTTTATAGAGGACCAGCGAAAGTTGATGGATCAAGAGGTTTGGATCATTGAAGGCACCTCCCGTTCCACGTTAGATACCCGGTACCCGATCAGTGATCTCGTTATCTTTCTCAATCCCCCGAGATATGTATGCCTATCCCGTGTTTTTAAGAGGCTTCTTTTAGCACGACCTCAAATGCCTGACAAACCTGAGGGGTGTGAGGAAAGGATCACTTGGGACTTTCTCAAATACCTGTGGCGCTTTAAAAAGGGTGCTGCACTCCAGATTGAGAGCCTGAAAGAGAAATATCCTGAACCGAGATTGATTGAGATTCGCTCTAACAATGATTTAAGAAAGTTGATAGACTATCAAGACTTCAATAAATTGTAG
- a CDS encoding GNAT family N-acetyltransferase, giving the protein MISLALLKDHPHHLDELAQWMFELWGTFYPGSTVERVQQWLVKTTQSSDLPITMLALDGPKLVGCAMLQREELYQEKDITPWLGAFLVKDAYQKQGIGSHLHEWALKYTKSLGYKKLYLLALDPSHCEWYKKKGWTIYKTDETGDHPLIVMETLLVQ; this is encoded by the coding sequence ATGATTAGTCTTGCACTTTTGAAGGATCATCCACATCATCTTGATGAATTGGCTCAATGGATGTTTGAGCTATGGGGCACCTTTTATCCAGGGTCGACTGTTGAGAGAGTTCAACAATGGCTCGTCAAAACAACTCAAAGTTCTGATTTGCCCATCACTATGCTGGCGTTGGACGGCCCAAAACTTGTGGGGTGCGCGATGCTTCAGCGGGAAGAGCTCTATCAGGAGAAGGACATTACCCCTTGGCTGGGAGCCTTTCTGGTCAAAGATGCGTATCAGAAACAAGGTATTGGAAGTCATCTTCATGAGTGGGCCCTGAAGTACACCAAATCTTTGGGGTACAAAAAACTGTACCTCTTGGCCTTAGATCCCTCCCATTGTGAGTGGTACAAGAAAAAAGGGTGGACGATATACAAAACAGATGAAACGGGGGATCATCCTCTGATTGTCATGGAAACTCTTTTGGTACAATAA
- a CDS encoding SDR family oxidoreductase — MGEALTCYSQDIARDNAPYGITVFVVAPGPVEGQMFEGLKEDVKVQCLASMPTGKPVKIQEVVDIIDILSFGQSTKCHGGYF, encoded by the coding sequence ATAGGGGAGGCGCTGACGTGTTACTCACAAGATATTGCACGGGATAATGCCCCTTACGGTATCACTGTCTTTGTCGTTGCTCCCGGCCCTGTGGAGGGGCAAATGTTTGAAGGATTAAAGGAGGACGTAAAAGTCCAATGCTTGGCCTCCATGCCAACGGGCAAACCTGTTAAAATACAGGAAGTTGTCGACATAATTGATATCCTTAGCTTCGGGCAAAGCACCAAGTGCCACGGGGGGTATTTTTGA
- a CDS encoding DNA-3-methyladenine glycosylase I, producing the protein MTQVGTDGKKRCFGSKPGQEFYAKYHDEEWGVPSHDDQHLFEMLILEGAQAGLSWETILKRREGYRRAFHTFDPVKVAAMTDEALEKLRTNPDIIRNRLKIYATRKNARVFLDIQKEFGTFDAYLWGFLKEKPSPKHAQQMKDIPTKTALSDALSKDLKKRGMTFVGSTIMYAYCQAVGLVNDHLIDCWRYKAK; encoded by the coding sequence ATGACACAAGTGGGGACAGACGGTAAAAAGCGGTGTTTTGGAAGCAAGCCGGGCCAAGAATTTTATGCAAAGTACCATGATGAAGAGTGGGGCGTTCCGTCTCATGATGATCAGCATTTATTTGAGATGCTCATCCTGGAAGGAGCGCAAGCGGGGTTGAGCTGGGAAACGATTTTGAAGCGGCGTGAGGGGTATCGGCGCGCTTTTCACACCTTTGATCCCGTTAAGGTGGCGGCCATGACGGATGAAGCGTTGGAGAAGTTGCGCACCAATCCTGATATCATCCGCAATCGGCTGAAGATTTATGCAACCCGAAAAAACGCACGAGTCTTCTTGGATATTCAAAAAGAGTTTGGGACGTTTGATGCGTATTTGTGGGGTTTCTTGAAAGAGAAGCCATCCCCGAAACATGCTCAACAAATGAAAGATATACCTACCAAGACAGCATTAAGTGATGCGCTTTCAAAAGATTTAAAGAAGCGCGGCATGACGTTTGTGGGATCCACCATTATGTATGCTTACTGCCAGGCGGTTGGGTTGGTGAATGATCACCTCATCGACTGCTGGCGGTATAAGGCGAAGTGA
- a CDS encoding Sec-independent protein translocase subunit TatA, whose amino-acid sequence MGMSFGHMALLLVIVLVIFGAGKLPRVMGDIAKGLKAFKDGMKDGEDGDKIAKLPDDKNNAA is encoded by the coding sequence ATGGGAATGAGTTTTGGCCATATGGCCTTATTGTTAGTCATTGTTTTGGTGATCTTTGGCGCCGGTAAACTGCCGCGTGTCATGGGCGACATCGCCAAGGGCTTGAAAGCCTTTAAAGATGGCATGAAGGATGGTGAAGATGGTGATAAGATTGCAAAACTTCCCGACGACAAAAATAACGCTGCTTGA
- the tatB gene encoding Sec-independent protein translocase protein TatB, whose protein sequence is MIDIAWSECLFIALIALILIGPKELPTLLRYIGKWVGKVRIFAKEFTSQLDLEAHMEEKDVQKVPLDKELPPSQPPKDQEI, encoded by the coding sequence ATGATTGATATCGCCTGGTCAGAATGTCTCTTTATCGCGCTGATTGCGTTAATTCTCATTGGGCCCAAAGAACTTCCGACCCTCTTAAGATATATCGGTAAGTGGGTTGGAAAAGTCCGCATCTTCGCCAAAGAATTTACCTCTCAGCTTGATCTTGAGGCTCACATGGAAGAAAAAGACGTCCAAAAAGTTCCTCTAGATAAGGAGTTACCTCCCTCACAGCCCCCCAAAGATCAAGAAATATGA
- the tatC gene encoding twin-arginine translocase subunit TatC, whose translation MTETPHDAPQPLLQHLLELRTRLIYALIGFFCAFIVCYMYAEEIFRFLVQPLATLLQEKGQRRLIYTGLTEAFLTYIKVSAFAAAFLSFPVIASQLWMFIAPGLYRQERKVFIPLLLATPVLFLIGAAFAYYVIFPAAYAFFLSFESPGSTGQLPIELEAKVNEYLSFVMRLIFAFGISFELPVLLTLLANVGMVSSRGLITKWRFAIVGIFILAAIVTPPDMLSMVGLAIPLIILYGVSILMVRWVENRNQ comes from the coding sequence ATGACCGAAACCCCTCATGATGCGCCTCAGCCGCTTCTTCAACATCTGTTAGAACTACGCACCCGTCTCATCTATGCCTTGATTGGGTTCTTCTGCGCCTTCATTGTTTGCTACATGTATGCGGAAGAGATCTTTCGTTTTCTTGTGCAGCCCTTAGCAACCCTATTGCAGGAAAAGGGCCAACGCCGCCTCATTTATACTGGTCTTACAGAAGCCTTTCTCACCTACATCAAGGTTTCCGCGTTTGCCGCCGCTTTCCTTTCTTTTCCCGTAATCGCCTCACAGCTTTGGATGTTTATCGCACCTGGCCTTTATCGCCAAGAGCGCAAAGTTTTTATCCCCCTGCTCCTAGCCACACCCGTTCTTTTCCTCATCGGAGCCGCGTTTGCCTACTATGTCATATTCCCGGCAGCCTATGCCTTTTTCTTAAGCTTTGAATCCCCAGGTTCTACGGGTCAATTGCCCATAGAGCTTGAGGCTAAAGTGAACGAATACTTGTCTTTTGTCATGCGACTGATCTTCGCCTTTGGCATCAGTTTTGAATTGCCCGTTTTGTTGACATTATTAGCCAATGTGGGTATGGTCAGCTCGCGAGGATTGATCACAAAATGGCGTTTTGCGATTGTAGGAATATTTATCCTCGCTGCCATCGTTACTCCACCTGATATGCTCAGTATGGTCGGATTGGCCATACCGCTCATTATCCTTTATGGCGTATCTATTCTCATGGTAAGATGGGTTGAAAATCGAAACCAATAA